One region of Hydrogenobaculum sp. Y04AAS1 genomic DNA includes:
- the infA gene encoding translation initiation factor IF-1 — MAKKNKNQEPEKEKGIVFEGVIEEALPNAMFRVKLDNGHTIIAHVSGKMRIHFIKLLPGDRVKVEMTPYDLTKGRIIYRV; from the coding sequence TCAAGAACCGGAAAAAGAAAAGGGTATAGTGTTTGAAGGTGTTATAGAAGAGGCTCTTCCAAACGCTATGTTTAGAGTTAAATTGGACAATGGACATACTATAATAGCTCATGTGTCTGGTAAGATGAGGATCCATTTTATAAAGCTCTTACCAGGTGATAGAGTTAAGGTGGAAATGACACCTTACGATCTTACAAAAGGTAGAATTATTTATAGAGTTTAG
- the rpmJ gene encoding 50S ribosomal protein L36 encodes MKVRPSVKPICPKCKIIRRKKRVMVICENPKHKQRQG; translated from the coding sequence ATGAAGGTAAGACCATCTGTAAAACCGATATGTCCAAAGTGTAAAATTATAAGAAGGAAAAAACGTGTTATGGTGATTTGTGAAAATCCTAAGCATAAGCAAAGGCAAGGTTAA
- the rpsM gene encoding 30S ribosomal protein S13, whose protein sequence is MARIAGVDLPDHKKLEVALTYIYGIGWSKAREVCEQTGIPSIKKLGELTPEELNQLRRYIEQNIKVEGDLRREVQLNIKRLVDIGTYRGLRHVRGLPVRGQQTKTNARTRKGRRKGTVANKKKVSK, encoded by the coding sequence ATGGCTAGAATAGCAGGTGTTGATTTACCAGATCATAAGAAATTGGAAGTGGCGTTGACATACATTTATGGCATAGGTTGGTCTAAGGCTAGAGAGGTTTGTGAACAAACTGGCATACCATCTATAAAGAAGCTTGGTGAACTTACACCAGAAGAGTTGAATCAATTGAGAAGGTATATAGAGCAAAATATAAAAGTTGAAGGTGATTTGAGAAGAGAAGTGCAGTTGAATATAAAAAGGTTGGTAGATATAGGTACCTATAGAGGTCTCAGACATGTTAGAGGGCTACCGGTAAGAGGTCAGCAAACAAAGACAAACGCTAGAACGAGAAAAGGAAGGAGAAAAGGTACCGTTGCCAACAAGAAGAAGGTATCAAAGTAA
- the rpsK gene encoding 30S ribosomal protein S11, which translates to MAKKRTKEAKKEKRNVSSGIVHIYSTFNNTIITVTDSLGNTLAWESGGTTGFKGTRKGTPYAAQVAAQKAIKKAVNEYGLQEAEVWVKGPGAGRESAIRSIQAAGVKIKAIRDVTPIPHNGCRPTSRRRV; encoded by the coding sequence ATGGCTAAGAAAAGAACTAAAGAAGCAAAGAAAGAAAAACGTAATGTAAGCAGTGGAATAGTACATATTTACAGCACATTTAACAACACTATAATAACTGTAACTGACTCTCTTGGAAATACTCTAGCCTGGGAATCTGGTGGTACCACTGGTTTTAAAGGCACTAGAAAAGGTACTCCTTATGCTGCTCAAGTAGCTGCTCAGAAGGCTATAAAAAAAGCTGTAAACGAATACGGTTTACAGGAAGCAGAGGTTTGGGTAAAGGGCCCAGGTGCTGGTAGAGAATCTGCTATACGATCTATTCAGGCCGCCGGCGTTAAAATAAAAGCTATAAGGGACGTTACCCCTATACCTCATAACGGTTGTAGACCAACTTCTAGAAGGAGAGTGTGA
- the rpsD gene encoding 30S ribosomal protein S4, whose protein sequence is MGRKIQAWSKVDRRFGVVVSGKLSGNKILTRRNFPPGQHGRTKGRRAKSTEFGLRLNEKQKLKMLYGGLRESQFRKYFDKASKAKGNTASVMIELLERRLDNVVYRLGIACTRRQARQFVVHGHIMVNGKKVDIPSYQVNVGDIIEVYSKDIPQIRQNLENLDPRSVPHWLEIDKDNFRGKVVDKPKDVVLEVPINMQYIIEYYSRV, encoded by the coding sequence ATGGGAAGAAAGATACAAGCTTGGTCTAAGGTAGACAGAAGATTCGGCGTCGTTGTTTCAGGGAAGTTAAGCGGCAACAAGATTTTAACCAGAAGAAATTTCCCACCAGGTCAACACGGTAGAACCAAAGGTCGTAGGGCTAAATCTACAGAGTTTGGGCTTAGGTTAAATGAAAAACAAAAACTTAAAATGTTGTACGGCGGTTTAAGAGAGTCTCAATTTAGAAAGTACTTTGATAAAGCTTCAAAGGCAAAAGGTAATACAGCTTCTGTAATGATAGAGCTTTTAGAAAGACGCTTAGATAACGTAGTTTATAGATTGGGTATAGCTTGTACCAGAAGGCAAGCTCGTCAGTTTGTAGTACATGGCCATATAATGGTAAACGGAAAGAAAGTTGACATACCATCCTATCAGGTAAACGTTGGAGATATAATAGAGGTGTACTCTAAAGATATACCTCAGATAAGGCAAAACCTTGAAAACCTTGATCCAAGAAGCGTACCTCACTGGCTTGAAATAGATAAAGATAATTTTAGAGGTAAGGTTGTGGATAAACCTAAGGATGTTGTTTTGGAAGTGCCTATAAACATGCAGTACATCATTGAGTATTATTCAAGGGTGTAA
- a CDS encoding DNA-directed RNA polymerase subunit alpha yields MKEFIFPMKIYWEEKDKNYGRFVVEPLERGYGTTIGNALRRVLLSSIYGSAITAVKIEGVQHEFSTIEGVQEDVLQIIANLKNVRFDLKDSDLEILYLEKNAPGVVLASDIKTPPNVTIINKDAYIATINSANTTLKMEIRIERGKGYVMSDEMEQIGEAGWVVLDADFSPIKVAAFRVEATRVGDRTDYDKLTFELTTNGVVSPDTAIQQAVELIVKHMNMLTNISYEVPTLPEPMPPDELMEKLTFSIEELDISQRALNSLKRIGVTTIGELVQLTEDELKSSKNIGRKALTEIKEALKNMGFSLGMNIGEQRSSEV; encoded by the coding sequence ATGAAAGAGTTTATTTTTCCGATGAAAATATATTGGGAAGAAAAAGATAAAAATTATGGTAGGTTTGTTGTGGAACCCTTAGAAAGGGGCTATGGCACTACAATAGGCAATGCTCTTAGAAGGGTTTTACTCTCTTCTATATACGGTAGTGCTATCACCGCTGTAAAGATAGAAGGTGTTCAACACGAGTTTTCTACTATTGAAGGTGTCCAAGAAGATGTTTTACAGATTATAGCAAATCTTAAAAATGTTAGATTTGACTTGAAAGATTCTGATTTAGAGATTTTGTATTTGGAAAAAAATGCGCCAGGTGTTGTTTTAGCTTCTGATATCAAAACTCCTCCAAATGTCACCATTATAAACAAAGATGCTTACATTGCTACGATAAACTCTGCTAATACAACTCTTAAAATGGAAATACGTATAGAAAGAGGCAAAGGTTATGTTATGTCTGATGAAATGGAGCAAATAGGAGAAGCCGGATGGGTAGTGCTTGATGCTGATTTTTCTCCTATAAAAGTTGCAGCTTTTAGAGTAGAGGCTACTAGAGTGGGTGACAGAACAGACTATGATAAACTTACTTTCGAGCTTACCACCAACGGTGTTGTATCTCCAGATACGGCTATTCAGCAAGCTGTAGAGCTTATAGTAAAACATATGAATATGCTTACAAATATATCTTATGAAGTACCAACCTTACCAGAGCCGATGCCTCCCGACGAGTTAATGGAAAAGCTTACATTTTCTATAGAAGAGCTTGATATTTCTCAAAGGGCTTTAAACTCGCTGAAAAGGATAGGGGTAACAACCATAGGAGAACTTGTACAGCTTACAGAGGATGAGCTTAAAAGCTCTAAAAATATAGGCAGAAAAGCTTTGACTGAAATAAAAGAAGCTCTTAAAAACATGGGTTTTTCTCTAGGCATGAACATAGGAGAACAAAGAAGTTCAGAGGTGTGA
- the rplQ gene encoding 50S ribosomal protein L17, producing the protein MRHRVKKKHFSRTAEQRVALMRSLARSLILFEKIESSEAKLKALRPFVERLITLAKKGDLASRRRALSLLPDKEAIRKLFTELAPRFEGRNGGYTRIVKLPNRKPGDSTELAIIEFVE; encoded by the coding sequence ATGAGACATAGAGTTAAGAAAAAACATTTTAGTAGGACTGCTGAACAAAGGGTTGCTTTGATGAGGTCTTTAGCTAGGTCTCTTATATTATTTGAAAAGATAGAAAGCTCTGAAGCCAAGTTAAAGGCTTTAAGACCGTTTGTGGAAAGGCTTATAACACTAGCTAAGAAAGGTGACTTGGCTTCTAGAAGAAGAGCTTTGTCGCTCCTTCCAGATAAAGAGGCAATTAGAAAGCTTTTTACAGAATTAGCTCCTAGGTTCGAAGGAAGGAACGGTGGTTATACAAGGATCGTTAAGCTACCAAACCGGAAGCCAGGAGATAGCACAGAGCTTGCCATAATAGAGTTTGTTGAATGA
- a CDS encoding YggT family protein, which yields MIARLVDAFIEVYIILIIIYSLGSWFPQFTNNSFFDFLARIIEPPLDVIRRIVPPVAGLDLSPAVLIFILVVLQHILR from the coding sequence ATGATAGCAAGACTTGTAGACGCTTTTATTGAGGTTTATATAATTTTGATAATTATATATTCGCTTGGCTCTTGGTTTCCGCAATTTACAAACAATAGTTTTTTTGATTTTTTAGCAAGGATAATAGAGCCACCTCTTGATGTTATAAGAAGGATTGTGCCACCTGTAGCTGGGCTTGATTTATCTCCAGCGGTGCTTATATTTATACTGGTGGTATTGCAGCATATTTTGAGATAG
- the ffh gene encoding signal recognition particle protein, which translates to MLELLTEKISGSLEKLKGAKKLNEKLVNDTLRDIRAALLEADVDYDVAKDFIKRLRERIFSEEIKTHLSPTDMIIMSVYDELVKTLGGNASPLEEGVVMFVGLQGTGKTTTIGKLANLMKKNGRSVMTVSTDVRRPAAMLQLKRVSELAGVEYLEFSPDKNPVDIAKEAFEAFKSKKYDYLFLDTAGRLHIDNELMEELRAIKEAVKPSEVIYVADSMQGQEALSVAKTFNEVVGLTGAILTKMDGDTRGGVALSIKDAIGIPIKYIGVGEKLEDIDQFYPDRIAQRILGLGDLQSLIEKAEQVISEDEAQAITYKMMRGEFDLNDLKKNISFMMNMGPLDKVLSMLPGVGSQLKNIKVDQKIFKRIIAMVDSMTPEERANPNVINLSRKQRIAKGSGTTVSDVNKLLKQYQDMKKMIRKLKNQKSPFGGLGLPF; encoded by the coding sequence ATGCTGGAACTTTTAACGGAAAAGATTAGTGGAAGCTTAGAGAAGCTAAAAGGCGCTAAAAAGTTAAATGAAAAGTTAGTTAACGATACTCTTAGAGATATTAGAGCCGCTTTGTTGGAAGCTGATGTAGATTACGATGTAGCAAAAGATTTTATCAAAAGGTTAAGAGAGCGTATCTTTTCTGAAGAGATAAAAACCCACCTATCCCCCACAGATATGATTATAATGAGCGTTTACGATGAGCTTGTAAAAACGCTTGGTGGAAATGCTTCTCCTTTAGAAGAAGGGGTGGTAATGTTTGTTGGTCTTCAAGGTACTGGTAAAACTACAACAATAGGTAAGCTAGCAAATCTTATGAAGAAAAACGGTAGAAGTGTTATGACAGTATCTACAGACGTAAGAAGACCAGCAGCCATGCTTCAATTAAAGCGTGTATCTGAGTTAGCGGGTGTAGAATATTTAGAGTTTAGTCCAGACAAAAACCCTGTTGATATAGCCAAAGAGGCGTTTGAGGCTTTTAAAAGCAAAAAATACGATTATTTGTTTTTAGACACCGCTGGTAGGCTTCATATAGATAACGAACTAATGGAAGAGTTAAGAGCTATCAAAGAAGCCGTAAAACCATCTGAGGTTATATACGTAGCCGATAGCATGCAAGGACAAGAAGCTCTTTCTGTAGCTAAAACTTTTAACGAAGTTGTAGGGCTTACTGGAGCTATTCTTACCAAAATGGATGGTGATACCAGAGGTGGCGTAGCGCTTTCTATAAAAGATGCCATAGGTATCCCCATAAAGTATATAGGTGTGGGTGAAAAGTTAGAGGATATAGATCAATTTTATCCAGATAGAATCGCCCAAAGAATATTAGGTCTTGGTGATTTGCAAAGTCTTATAGAGAAAGCTGAACAGGTTATTAGTGAGGATGAGGCTCAAGCTATAACCTATAAAATGATGAGAGGTGAGTTTGATCTAAATGACTTGAAGAAAAATATAAGTTTTATGATGAACATGGGTCCTCTTGATAAAGTGCTTTCAATGTTACCAGGAGTTGGTTCCCAGTTGAAAAATATAAAGGTTGATCAAAAGATATTTAAACGTATTATAGCTATGGTAGATTCTATGACTCCTGAGGAAAGGGCAAATCCAAACGTTATAAACTTAAGTCGTAAACAAAGAATAGCGAAAGGTAGCGGTACCACTGTTTCTGATGTTAACAAGCTTTTAAAACAGTATCAAGATATGAAAAAGATGATTAGAAAACTAAAAAATCAGAAATCACCGTTTGGTGGTTTAGGGCTCCCGTTTTAA
- the rpsP gene encoding 30S ribosomal protein S16 gives MVKIRMARFGRTHNPIYRIVAMDSKSPREGHYLDILGTYDPKSGNVINLNKEAIDQWIRKGAQLSDRVKAILKQANANVNANS, from the coding sequence TTGGTAAAGATAAGAATGGCTAGATTTGGTAGAACCCATAATCCTATATATAGGATAGTGGCGATGGACTCGAAGTCTCCAAGAGAGGGGCATTATTTGGATATTTTAGGCACCTATGATCCAAAATCTGGCAATGTAATAAACTTAAACAAAGAAGCCATAGATCAGTGGATTAGAAAGGGTGCTCAGCTTTCCGATAGGGTGAAAGCTATCTTGAAACAAGCCAACGCTAACGTTAATGCAAATTCTTAA
- a CDS encoding KH domain-containing protein, producing the protein MSQAKDLVEIFAKSLVEDLSKVNVVEVEGEQTVVIELRVGPQDIGKVIGKQGRIAKALRTLVSAMGRKSGKKYMLEIIE; encoded by the coding sequence ATGAGCCAAGCTAAGGATCTTGTGGAAATCTTCGCAAAAAGCCTAGTAGAGGACTTATCAAAGGTAAACGTAGTTGAAGTCGAGGGAGAACAAACCGTTGTTATAGAGTTAAGGGTTGGCCCTCAAGATATAGGTAAGGTTATAGGTAAACAAGGGCGCATAGCCAAGGCTCTGAGAACACTTGTATCGGCTATGGGTAGAAAAAGCGGCAAAAAATATATGTTAGAGATTATAGAGTAA
- a CDS encoding DEAD/DEAH box helicase, translated as MSLFSKLSLELQKALEDAGYKEPTPIQRDAIPLALEGYDILGQAATGTGKTGAFAIPIVEKLQKGKPDVKALVLTPTRELAIQVKEQIYMLTKYKRLSSYVFYGGTSVKQNLDILQNKNVDILIGTPGRIKDLIDRKALNLSKVEYLVLDEFDQMLDMGFIEDIEYIISFLPKERTTYMFSATVPSRIELLAKRFLKSDFKFVKVQSVELKPNIEEKMIKLSSPGEKIHELMHIIDTHPMEKMLIFVKTKKDAKDLFFLLTKKGIRAQALHGDLTQRQREKALSAFKSGAVSILIATDVAARGLDIKDVGVVINYNIPEDPELYIHRIGRTGRIGKSGKAFSLICPEDSKALWRIKKLRSKISV; from the coding sequence ATGTCATTATTCTCAAAACTTAGTTTAGAACTACAAAAAGCTTTGGAGGATGCTGGATACAAAGAACCAACACCCATTCAAAGGGATGCTATTCCTTTAGCGTTGGAAGGTTACGATATCTTGGGACAAGCCGCCACCGGGACAGGGAAGACAGGGGCCTTTGCTATACCAATAGTGGAAAAGCTTCAAAAGGGGAAACCAGATGTCAAAGCTCTTGTGCTGACACCTACCAGGGAGTTGGCTATACAGGTAAAAGAGCAAATATATATGCTTACCAAATATAAAAGGCTTTCTTCTTATGTATTTTACGGTGGGACTTCTGTAAAACAAAATTTGGATATTTTGCAAAATAAAAACGTGGATATCTTGATAGGAACTCCTGGACGTATAAAAGATCTCATCGATAGGAAGGCTTTAAATTTGTCAAAAGTAGAATATCTTGTTTTAGATGAATTTGATCAAATGCTTGATATGGGCTTTATAGAAGACATAGAATATATAATAAGCTTTTTGCCAAAAGAAAGGACCACTTATATGTTTTCTGCCACTGTACCAAGCCGTATTGAGCTTTTAGCAAAAAGATTTTTAAAGAGTGATTTCAAATTTGTGAAGGTACAGTCGGTAGAGTTAAAACCAAACATAGAAGAGAAGATGATAAAGCTATCTTCACCTGGAGAAAAAATACACGAACTTATGCATATAATAGACACCCATCCTATGGAAAAAATGTTAATTTTTGTAAAAACTAAAAAAGATGCAAAAGATTTATTTTTCTTGCTTACAAAAAAAGGCATAAGAGCTCAAGCTCTTCATGGAGATCTCACACAAAGACAGAGGGAAAAAGCTCTAAGTGCATTTAAATCTGGTGCCGTTAGTATATTGATAGCTACCGATGTAGCCGCCAGAGGTCTTGATATAAAAGATGTAGGAGTTGTAATAAACTACAACATACCAGAAGACCCAGAGCTTTACATACATAGAATAGGAAGAACTGGTAGAATAGGCAAAAGCGGTAAAGCGTTCTCTTTAATATGTCCAGAGGACTCCAAAGCGTTGTGGCGCATAAAGAAGCTTAGGTCAAAAATATCGGTGTAA
- the thiD gene encoding bifunctional hydroxymethylpyrimidine kinase/phosphomethylpyrimidine kinase has protein sequence MKSIVLVFAGYDQTSGAGVIADARTITCIGAHPVCITTSFVIQNTKGVKEVIFLEPDIIKKHIDILDVKPKVVKIGVVGDDKAIRLISKAIDTLKPEHVVVDTPLFSKNDTPLFKSLELYKDLIVSKATIITPNIKEASFITGIDIKTKNDIEQAANVFLDMGVKHVVIKGGHREDEPGVDFYKSMEESFEIKKDFIETRTTHGTGCVYASSIASYLAIGNDVKASIIKAKDYVDRAIKQGYMLNNDKDSWGVLNISTP, from the coding sequence ATGAAAAGTATAGTGCTTGTATTTGCAGGATATGATCAAACCTCTGGAGCAGGAGTTATAGCAGATGCCAGGACAATAACTTGTATAGGAGCGCATCCAGTTTGCATAACCACCTCTTTTGTGATTCAAAATACCAAAGGGGTAAAAGAAGTAATATTTTTAGAACCAGATATTATTAAAAAACATATAGATATACTAGATGTAAAGCCTAAAGTTGTAAAAATAGGTGTAGTAGGAGATGACAAAGCCATAAGACTTATATCAAAAGCTATAGACACATTAAAGCCAGAACACGTGGTAGTGGATACGCCTCTTTTTTCCAAAAACGATACACCTCTTTTTAAAAGCTTAGAACTTTATAAAGATTTAATAGTATCAAAAGCCACCATCATAACACCAAACATAAAAGAAGCCTCTTTTATAACAGGTATTGATATAAAAACTAAAAATGATATAGAACAAGCGGCAAACGTCTTTCTTGATATGGGAGTAAAGCATGTAGTCATAAAAGGTGGACATAGAGAAGATGAGCCAGGCGTTGATTTTTACAAAAGTATGGAAGAAAGCTTTGAAATAAAAAAAGATTTTATAGAAACAAGAACTACACATGGCACGGGATGCGTCTACGCTTCTTCTATAGCATCTTATTTAGCCATTGGAAACGACGTAAAGGCTTCCATAATAAAAGCCAAAGATTACGTAGATAGAGCGATAAAACAAGGATATATGCTAAACAATGACAAAGATAGCTGGGGCGTACTTAACATAAGCACCCCATAG
- the lptB gene encoding LPS export ABC transporter ATP-binding protein, producing the protein MIEVSNISKSIKNNPIISNVSLQIHPGEIIGLMGPNGAGKTTIFNAISGFIKVDKGTIKIDDQEVTHYPPYKRATFGLSFLPQEHSLFEEITTWENMLMFADFIYKNKKDAQNISEELLQSFGLLEHKDKKAGELSGGMKRKLEVARCLLIEPSYIMLDEPFAGVDPVAISDIKKMLLDLKEKNIGILITDHNVFELLRLIDRGYIINHGSVLAEGTPKDLLKNNKVREVYIGYEIEL; encoded by the coding sequence ATGATAGAAGTATCAAATATTTCTAAAAGCATCAAAAACAACCCTATAATATCCAATGTATCGTTACAAATACACCCAGGTGAAATAATAGGGCTTATGGGTCCAAACGGTGCTGGTAAAACCACGATATTTAATGCTATTTCTGGCTTTATAAAAGTTGATAAGGGAACTATAAAAATAGACGATCAAGAAGTAACCCATTACCCACCTTACAAAAGAGCGACATTTGGTCTTTCTTTCTTGCCTCAAGAGCATTCTTTGTTTGAAGAGATAACAACCTGGGAGAACATGCTTATGTTTGCAGATTTTATATACAAAAACAAAAAAGATGCACAAAATATATCTGAAGAACTCCTTCAAAGTTTCGGGCTTTTAGAACACAAAGATAAAAAAGCAGGTGAATTATCCGGTGGTATGAAAAGAAAATTAGAGGTGGCAAGATGTCTTTTGATAGAACCATCTTACATAATGCTTGACGAACCGTTTGCTGGAGTAGATCCAGTGGCTATTTCAGATATAAAAAAAATGCTTTTAGATCTAAAAGAAAAAAACATCGGTATACTCATTACCGATCACAACGTCTTTGAGCTTTTAAGATTGATAGATAGAGGTTATATAATAAACCACGGGAGCGTGTTGGCAGAAGGGACTCCAAAAGATTTGTTAAAAAACAACAAAGTAAGGGAAGTATACATAGGATATGAAATAGAGCTATGA
- a CDS encoding nitrous oxide reductase accessory protein NosL encodes MRKVNPLWLLMLAQIGLILYGFYRLTLTRLNVRWFEVAWVIVGPVILMSFFGIYTYYNIKNAYKEPSEVRTSDRCPVCGAFVYSHPNAITEIYLDGKYMYFDSFKDMLKFIKDMDFYISYRKLNIKDKNIKSIYTKDFQTKQWIDGKKAFYVSINDDIYAFSSLESAKDFAALNNVQEIKTFDKLLA; translated from the coding sequence ATGAGAAAGGTAAATCCATTATGGCTTCTAATGCTTGCACAAATAGGACTTATACTTTATGGCTTTTATAGACTCACGCTTACAAGGCTAAACGTAAGATGGTTTGAAGTGGCTTGGGTTATTGTAGGCCCAGTGATACTGATGTCTTTTTTTGGTATCTATACATATTACAATATAAAAAACGCATACAAAGAACCTTCTGAAGTAAGGACATCAGACAGATGTCCCGTTTGTGGGGCTTTCGTATATTCACACCCAAACGCCATAACAGAAATTTACTTAGATGGTAAATATATGTATTTTGACTCCTTTAAGGATATGTTAAAATTTATTAAAGATATGGATTTTTATATATCTTACAGAAAGCTAAACATAAAAGATAAAAACATCAAATCTATTTATACAAAAGACTTCCAAACAAAGCAGTGGATAGATGGTAAGAAAGCTTTTTACGTCAGCATAAACGACGACATATATGCATTTTCATCCTTAGAATCTGCCAAAGATTTTGCAGCATTAAACAACGTCCAAGAAATAAAGACCTTTGACAAACTGCTGGCATAG
- a CDS encoding SapC family protein, which translates to MLGIYNYPKVINTVEDKPLEICMPKNYSFSRDFTIVPVGMSELVYLAALYPIVFAHHEGVFAAFAVLGGDTNHYLTKDGKWKIDHKPKVLDFYPFGAIRDRATNNIVVFYDKMPEESTECEEMEFINVLGEATEHLQRISQMAVGFYQDFEIAANLIKEMHDLKILRQTDLELKIDNDEKFIIEGAVMPDPGVLLGISPEKLYDLTRRGVTPVIYNVASSLMNVEFIRYLKRMG; encoded by the coding sequence ATGTTAGGTATATACAACTATCCAAAAGTTATCAATACGGTGGAGGATAAACCTTTAGAAATTTGCATGCCAAAAAACTACTCTTTTAGTAGAGATTTTACGATAGTACCGGTGGGCATGTCTGAGTTGGTTTATTTAGCGGCTCTTTATCCTATTGTATTCGCTCATCATGAAGGGGTTTTTGCAGCGTTTGCTGTTTTAGGAGGCGATACAAACCACTATCTCACAAAAGATGGCAAATGGAAGATAGACCATAAGCCAAAGGTGCTTGACTTTTATCCTTTTGGTGCTATAAGGGATAGGGCTACCAACAACATAGTGGTCTTTTACGATAAGATGCCAGAAGAGTCCACCGAATGTGAGGAGATGGAATTTATAAATGTGCTTGGCGAGGCTACAGAACATCTTCAAAGAATATCTCAAATGGCTGTTGGTTTTTATCAGGATTTTGAAATAGCGGCAAATCTTATAAAAGAAATGCATGATCTTAAAATCTTAAGACAGACGGATTTAGAGTTAAAGATAGACAATGATGAAAAGTTTATTATAGAAGGTGCAGTGATGCCAGACCCTGGTGTGCTTCTTGGCATTTCTCCAGAAAAGCTTTACGATCTTACCAGAAGGGGTGTGACGCCGGTAATATACAACGTTGCATCTTCTTTGATGAATGTAGAGTTTATAAGATATTTAAAGAGGATGGGTTGA